Genomic DNA from Candidatus Binatia bacterium:
GCAAGTCCACGACATGCATCACGTGCTGGCCGGTTACCCCACCACACCGGTGGGCGAGCTTTGCGTTCTGGCCTTTGATGGCGCCATGATGGAAGAAGACGGCGGCAAGATGTTGATTGCCGCCGTAGCCGAATGGCAGATCGGCTTTCAAATCTCACCCGATCCCGTCTGGAAGAACCAGTTCAAACCCGACATCGTCTTCCGCGCCTATGAGCGCGGCGCCGAGTGCACGACCAACTACCTGGTCGAGAATTTTGATTTTCTCCCCTTGCTGGAGCAGAAACTCGAGGACGTGCGCGCCCAATTCGGCATTGCTTCCGAGGGTGCCCTCATCAAGAGCCCCGAAGACCTCTGGTGCGGCAACATGGGGGTGGTGGGCTCGCGCGAAAGCGAAGACAAAGTCGAAGAAAAGCGCACCTTCATCAACAAGCTCCTCATGAAGGCCAACGTCAACTAAGCGGCGTGGGGTCTCCGCGCGAACCAAAGCAAGCCCAGTGGCAAGCTGGCTAGATGATGAGAGAGCAAGAAAGCGAGATAGAAAGATAGAGAGCTCCGTGGACGAAACCTCCAGGCGCACCCTCCACCACTATGAAGAGCGGGCAGACGCCTTCTGGAAGGGCACCCGCGACCACGACGTCACGCAGAATATCGATGCGTTGCTGGCCTGCCTGCTCGAGGAAGGCCAGGGCCAACGCGTGCTCGATTTCGGCTGTGGGCCCGGGCGCGACCTCAAGGCGCTGAGCGAGCGGGGCGCCCTGGCCACCGGGCTCGACGGATGCGAGACCTTCTGTGCCATGGCCCGCACACATTCGGGTTGCGACGTCTGGCACCAGGACTTTCTCGCCCTTGCCTTACCCGCGGAAGGCTTCGAGGGCATCTTTGCCAACGCTTCACTCTTCCACGTGCCGACGCGTCACTTGAAGAGCGTGCTCGACGTGCTCTTCACCACCCTGGTGCCGGGCGGCGTCCTCTTCAGCTCCAACCCACGCGGAAACGGCGAAGAAGGCTGGAGAGAAGAGCGCTACGGGGTCTACCACGACCTCAAGATGTGGTCGCACTGGCTCAGCGGCAGCGGCTTTGCCCCCCTGCGCCACTACTACCGCCCCGAAGGCCTCCCACTTGCCGAGCAGAACTGGCTGGCTTCACTTTGGGGGAAGCCGAAGAGTTGATTCGCCGTTCTTTGAACGATCTCTTGATAGCTCTTGCCCATTGAGGAGAGCGAGTCCTGGTGGGACTGACTCGTGGCGACGGGAGCATCACGAGGTACAAGGGTCCCGTATGGAACTCGCTGTCGATTCCCGTCGCTGGCTGCCCTTGGTGTGCGTCTTGGCGTTCTTATCCGCCTGCGGCGGAGGCGGGGGCGGCGCGACCGTTCCTGACGAACCCCGGAGGTATCTCGAGTCGGACGCCAGACGCTGCTCTTGAACAGAGCGGCTCACGCCCAGCTCGCGCAGCGTGCGGCGCACCGACAGGTCCGAGCCTTCCTCCAGCCGGATCATTTCGCGCTCCTCCGACGCTTTTAATCGCTCGTACCGTCGTCCGAGCCGGAGCCCACGAGACTTTTTTGAGCAACCGCACTTCGAGCACCGTCTCGGCCAGAGCCTGCTTCAAGCGGTCGTTCTCGTCCTGAAGTCCCTTTACCTCGGGGGCGCTCGCGGCGCGCTTCGTGTCCCCAAGCAGCCGCTTCTTCCCGGCCTCCAGAAACTCCTTCGACTAACGGTAGTACAAATTCGGAGCGAGCCCTCGCGACGACACAGAGCCGCAATGCTCTCCTCGCCGCGCAGTCCTTCGAGGACGATCCGAATCTTCTCTTCCGCCGAAAAACGGCGGCGTGTCTTGCGCTGAATGTCGTGGACGACCTTCTCTGCGCTCTCTGCCTTACCCATAAGGCTCTCCTTCCGGTTGGGCCGGAAGTCTCTCTTATTTCAAAGCCCAAACTGGTCCAACTTCTGCTGAACCCGAACAGACCTGGGCAAATCGACCGTTCATCTCGACTACAGCCGGCAAATAGGGCCGTCATGGTTTCCCGCCATCCCGGCTCCGCAGATGCCACCCTCGATGTCTCCGGCGGCGTGACCATCGCACTCGCGGATTCAGGAACGCTCTCGATTTCGCAAACTTTTCTCGCTGCGAAATCCACGAGCAAGCCCGGTAAAGTATCGTGCAAGTCGGAAACGACCAAGAGCAAGCTCAGGATGAAGGCGAACAAGTCTTCTCCCGGGACGTTTCTCGTGAAGGCAAAACTAGCCGGGTCGCTGCCCGCCGTGCCGGCGACGCTCGCTGGAGACCTGACGCTTACCGGAAGCAATACGGAGATGAGTGCGTCGACGACGGACTGTGAAGCGGACAACGACGCCAAAAACCTCCGTTGCGGTAGCTGAGGGACTCTCCGGGACTTCGCCGCGAAGACGGCCTCTGACGCCGCAGCGCGGGAACGTCCTGGCGACTCTGGGGAACGGCTGAGATTTGGTCCCGTGCGGGCCGGGTGCGAATCACGCCAGACAGGTGCGCCGGTCTTTCTTTGAAAGGAGTGCTCTGCGGGGCTTTGTCACCGAGGGACCAGCCCCGCTAGAAGTACCTCGAGGAGGACCGCGACGAGATCGTCGAGCTCGTCGATACCGCGCCGCCGTGCGATCCCGTTGCGGTGCGCTTCGGCACAGCCCAACAGGGCCGCCCAGAGCACCAGGGTGAGCTTTTCGGACGGGAGATCGCGGATGCTTCCGTCATTCGACGCGCTTTCGAATAGGGAGCGTACGAAGCCGAAGGCCTCGTCGTCCGCCTGGCGGAGTCCCTCGGATTTCGGCTCGAGCACGCCGAGGCCGCCGAAAGCAATCTCGTGCAGGGCGCGGTCCTCGAGGGCGAAATCGATATAGCCCTGCGCGGAGCCGGCCAGCCGCGACAAGGAATCCTCCCCGGCGTGATCGGAGGCCGCTTCGAGACGCTCCCGAAGTCGGACGAACCCGTCCGTTGCGAGTGCGGTCAGGAGCTCTTCCTTGTTCTTGAAATGGGAGTAGGGCGCTGTGTGCGTCACCCCCGTTCGCTTGGCGAGCTCGCGAAAGGTGAGGCTGCGCTCGCCCTGGTCCCGCACGATTTCGAGCGCTGCGGACTTGAGCGCATCTTTGAGCTGGCCGTGGTGATAGGCCGAGCCCTTTTTAGGGAGCTCCCTCTTTTTTCGGCTTTTGTTCATGATTTCAGGGGCTTGCGGCCGCGTCGCGACCCAACGTTCTTGAGTATACGCGAGTGGAGTGAACTTTCCAATAGAAAGATTCACCCAGCATCCGCTAGGGATGTTGCTCAGCCCACCAAAGGAGAACCGAGATGATCACCTCATCGAATGCCCCTCAGGTCCGATCGCTTCGCCCGCGCCACCTCCTGTCACGCGTCCTGCTCACCGCTCTGCTCGCAGGGGCGGGTGCCTCGCTGGCCAGCGAGGCACTTGCCATCCCCAATCACCCGTCGTCGGCGCGCGGTTTTGCCTCGGACATGGTGAAGGCCTACCGCGACTGTGATCCCGGGTTGGCAACCGGCACGACGCAAAACGCCTTTTTCCCGCGCCCCGCTTGTCCCCCGCCGGTCGTCGAATCGCCGAGCTGTCTCTTCAAGTTCAACGGGCGAGGCAAGGTGAAGATGACCGTTCAGTCCGGCGGCGACGTTCGTTACACAGTCAGGATGAGAAAATTGAATAATGCGTGCTACGGCGAGCAACTCGACTTCGTCGTCAAGTATCAGCAGACCAACGACGACTGCGCCGGGGGCAGTTCCTGCACCGCGATCAATACCGAACTGATCCTTGGTAGCTGCATCGTGGATACGAGTGGCCGCTGCAACATCACATCGACGTTCAACACGGATACCGCTGCGAACCTGGGCGGAGACGCGTTTGGCCCCGGGCTGGAGACGAGTCTCGCCATCGACGGATGCGGTCTCTTCCTCGGCTCGGAACTGGCTTTCCGTTGCGGCATCTACCTGCCCTGACGGATGCAAAGCTGCTCCTGCCCGGGCGACTCGGGCACCCTGAACCCTAACCCAGTCTCCTATTCCGAGACGACCGGCTAGGTGCAGAACTCCTCGTCTCAGCAGTTCGTAGCCGCCCCCAGGATGACAGTCGATGACCAGGTCCGCCAGGCCGCTACGCCGCCGCGGCTCTGTCCCGGAAACTCGACCTCTTATCCAAACTTCGCGGGGGCGGCCACCCCTCGACCTGGGCAAATGGAGCGTTCATCTCGACTACAGCCGGCAAATAGGGCCTTGAGGTCGGCCACCGTCGGTGCTCCTGCACCAAGGTGTCGTCGTTGCTCCCCCAGCCGAGGGCGTTATGCTTGCACTCGCCATGTCTACCTTGAGCACTCCGGACTCCTCCGCTCGGCTGCTAGCGGCCACCGCCAGTGGGCCGATAGGGCCCTGCCGAAATGCGAAAAGGAAGTACCGGCCGCCCAGCGGCGTCGCCGCGGCCGGCTAGACCCGAAAACTGGACCTCGCTCCAGGCTTCGCGGTTGCGGCTACCCAGCGACCTTGGCAAATAGGACGTCCATGTCGTCTACCGCCTGCGCAAGGGGATCGACGACAAGTTCTGGGAACCATCGTACTGAGGGCGTCGTCCCTCGAGGGGAGATTAGAATGGCTGGCGACGAGGTTGCCTGGATTTTGCTCCGCGTTGTGTACGCGTGGATGTTCCTCTACCCCGCGCTGGGGTTGATTCAGCAATGGCCCACGACGGTCCAGACGACCTCCCTGCTGTTCCGCTGGCAGCCCGGGTTCTTCGCCCTGGGCTCGGTCGCGTTCATGGTGGTGGGCGGGGTGATGATTCTGCTCGGCGTGTACGGGTGGGTCGCGGGCGCGGGGTTCTGCGCCTTCTCGGTGGGGGGCGCGCTCGTCCACTACCGGTTGGCCGCTCGGGCGGGTGCGATCGAGCTTTCGGCACATGCGTCGCGTGAAGACGTCGCCACGCTGGAGGGCCTCGCGGCGCTGGCCATCGTTGGCCACGTGACGTCCGCACAGAAGAATTTCGTGCTGGCGGCGGTTGGCTCGTTCTTCTTTCTGGTGGGTACGGGTCCGCTCAGTGTGGTGGGCTCGGCACCCCCGTTCTGAGGAGGTCAGGTGGTGGCGAAAAATAAGACGGGCGCTCGGCTAGTGGTCGAGTGCTTGAAACGCCAGGGCGTGGAGTACGTCTTCGGCATTCCGGGTGCGAAGATCGATGCGGTGTTCGATGCCCTGGCCGACGGCGACGCGCCGCGCCTCATCGTGTGCCGGCACGAGCAGAACGCGGCCTTCATGGCGGCGTGCGTCGGACGACTGACAGGACGGCCCGGGGTGGTGCTCGTCACATCGGGGCCGGGGGTCTCGAACCTGGCCACCGGCCTGATCACCGCGACGACCGAGGGCGATCCCATGGTAGCGCTGGCGGGCGCCGTGCCGCGGGCGATGGCGCTCAAACAGACACACCAGAGCATGGACAACGTGAGCTTCGCGCGGCCACTGACCAAGAGCAGCGTCGAGGTCATCGTCCCGGAGACCATTCCCGAGGTCTTGTCCAATGCCTTCCGGCTCGCGGCTCGCCCACGCGGGGGCGCTACGTTCGTGAGTCTGCCCCAGGACGTATTGGCCGAAGAAGTCTCCGGAAGCGATTGGGAAGCGACCATCGACGGCCCGCTCGGCCCTGCCCCGGTGGCGTCGGTGCGCGAGGCCGCCGCCCGGATCTCGGGAGCCAAGCAACCGGTACTCCTGCTCGGGCTCGAAGCGAGCAAGCCGGATCATGCCGAGTCCGTTCGTAGGCTGCTGGAGAAATTCCCCGTGGCGACGGTGCAGACGTTCGAGGCGGCCGGGATGCTGTCGCGCGAACTCGCGCCGTACTTCGTCGGTCGGGTCGGGCTTTTTCGCAACCAGCCGGGCGACCAGCTGCTCGAGTCGGCGGATGTGGTGATGACCGTCGGCTTCAGCCCGGTCGAGTATGATCCCGAAGTCTGGAATGCGGAGAACCGGCTCGACATCGTCCACGTCGACAACACGCCGACGACAGTGGGCAAGCGGTACCACCCGCGGCTGGAGCTCATCGGCGGCATTGCCGAGACCCTCGATGCCCTGACCGAGCAACTTCCGGCTCGAGAGGACGTCGGCGATCGCGGCTTCGTCGACCGGCTGAAGGCAGAGATGGACGCGGGCCTGGCGGAGTCCCTTCAGCGTCCCTCGTCGCCGATTCACCCCCTGCGATTCATTCACGACTTGCAGTCACAGATCAACGACAACACCACCGTCATCAGCGACGTGGGCTCGCACTACATGTGGTTGGCGCGTCATCTGTACTGCTACCGACCGCGGCACCTCTTGTTCAGCAACGGACAGCAGACCCTCGGTGTCGCGCTTCCCTGGGCGATTGCCGCCAGCCTGGTTCGGCCAAAAGAGCAGGTCATCTCGATCTCGGGGGATGGCGGATTCTTGTTCTCGGCGATGGAGCTCGAGACGGCGGTCCGCGAACGTCGCCGTTTCGTTCACTTCGTGTGGCGAGACGGTTCGTACAACATGGTCGCCGTGCAGGAGAAGATGAAGTACGGACGCACCTCCGGGGTGCAGTTCGGGCCGGTCGATCTGGTGCAATTCGCGGAGAGCTTCGGCGCCAAGGGGATCGCCCTCGAGACGGCCGACGACATCATTCCTGCTTTGCAGGAAGGGCAAGCGTTCGATGGGCCCGTCTTGATCGATGTGCCGATCGACTACGGCGACAACGCGACCTTGTTTGCAAACATCGACGCCTTCGCTGGTCACTAGAAGGGAAAGTCTCATGGGAACGGATCTCTACAACAAGGGCATGCGAGAGATGAGGCGCCACTTTGGGCCGGCGGCGGACGAGTGGATCAACAGCATCAAGGAAATCGCCCCTGAGTTCGCGAAGGTCAACGTCGAGTTCCCGTTCGGCGAGCTCTACACGCGAACGGTGCTGGACGACAAGACGCGCGAGCTGTGTACGGTCGCTGCATTGACCGTCCAGGGCTTCGCTCTGCCCGAGCTTCGGGTTCACGTG
This window encodes:
- a CDS encoding class I SAM-dependent methyltransferase, coding for MDETSRRTLHHYEERADAFWKGTRDHDVTQNIDALLACLLEEGQGQRVLDFGCGPGRDLKALSERGALATGLDGCETFCAMARTHSGCDVWHQDFLALALPAEGFEGIFANASLFHVPTRHLKSVLDVLFTTLVPGGVLFSSNPRGNGEEGWREERYGVYHDLKMWSHWLSGSGFAPLRHYYRPEGLPLAEQNWLASLWGKPKS
- a CDS encoding TetR/AcrR family transcriptional regulator; translated protein: MNKSRKKRELPKKGSAYHHGQLKDALKSAALEIVRDQGERSLTFRELAKRTGVTHTAPYSHFKNKEELLTALATDGFVRLRERLEAASDHAGEDSLSRLAGSAQGYIDFALEDRALHEIAFGGLGVLEPKSEGLRQADDEAFGFVRSLFESASNDGSIRDLPSEKLTLVLWAALLGCAEAHRNGIARRRGIDELDDLVAVLLEVLLAGLVPR
- a CDS encoding DoxX family membrane protein gives rise to the protein MAGDEVAWILLRVVYAWMFLYPALGLIQQWPTTVQTTSLLFRWQPGFFALGSVAFMVVGGVMILLGVYGWVAGAGFCAFSVGGALVHYRLAARAGAIELSAHASREDVATLEGLAALAIVGHVTSAQKNFVLAAVGSFFFLVGTGPLSVVGSAPPF
- the alsS gene encoding acetolactate synthase AlsS, translating into MVAKNKTGARLVVECLKRQGVEYVFGIPGAKIDAVFDALADGDAPRLIVCRHEQNAAFMAACVGRLTGRPGVVLVTSGPGVSNLATGLITATTEGDPMVALAGAVPRAMALKQTHQSMDNVSFARPLTKSSVEVIVPETIPEVLSNAFRLAARPRGGATFVSLPQDVLAEEVSGSDWEATIDGPLGPAPVASVREAAARISGAKQPVLLLGLEASKPDHAESVRRLLEKFPVATVQTFEAAGMLSRELAPYFVGRVGLFRNQPGDQLLESADVVMTVGFSPVEYDPEVWNAENRLDIVHVDNTPTTVGKRYHPRLELIGGIAETLDALTEQLPAREDVGDRGFVDRLKAEMDAGLAESLQRPSSPIHPLRFIHDLQSQINDNTTVISDVGSHYMWLARHLYCYRPRHLLFSNGQQTLGVALPWAIAASLVRPKEQVISISGDGGFLFSAMELETAVRERRRFVHFVWRDGSYNMVAVQEKMKYGRTSGVQFGPVDLVQFAESFGAKGIALETADDIIPALQEGQAFDGPVLIDVPIDYGDNATLFANIDAFAGH
- a CDS encoding carboxymuconolactone decarboxylase family protein, which codes for MGTDLYNKGMREMRRHFGPAADEWINSIKEIAPEFAKVNVEFPFGELYTRTVLDDKTRELCTVAALTVQGFALPELRVHVKGALNCGATRDEVVEVITQMTAYCGFPAATNGLLAAKEVFDQLDQADHPT